The following are encoded together in the Diachasmimorpha longicaudata isolate KC_UGA_2023 chromosome 3, iyDiaLong2, whole genome shotgun sequence genome:
- the LOC135160739 gene encoding protein ECT2 isoform X3 — protein sequence MEEQSVHSSISDINSEEPAKTEPNVVVPRKKRICLVGAASSDPALGTAAQQFGVPVLKSITGAEYIEDTAYCTYFILREFEGPEYETLHKSAHRILGPTALLQLAHKKESLPSINRPMYTRAMLGTVVVFTGFRKKDELTRLINMIHCMGGSIRKEVGAKVTHLIANCCGGEKYRYAVTFRVPIMSMNWVLALWDAKNDIFSYGNNDDFIVQHKLKPFYGARVCFFGFPDDEKKHMVEVLQQQGGEPTEIDDPECTHVVTDLGNNRYKIADTSNINSRICFDHPYYLFAPLHNEKPELCTGLKLPPYRPKIFPPKEKVLGAEDKDISTSHDSLISSSTLESMVSNESLKNQSQDSAICMDYTSKESLSSVNLTRNDSGTSSSIHISSEGMRLFKEVSDCHETAVNYFKRNGPTKRRFRWRRSRSCFILPPLDTSNQSRFVKIYSQPNLSKKNDDDDEDFLTDSSTLNSRKFQPSRKRKLWNRYQSRGRRGAPSLMSILDNVNFPFVPKRSIQRNGRVDPSKGFPPKFSQTVSCGALPHLSKGIQEREMKLEQLRLNLKACDKKFSTVVDESNVNALPDLASVRAHIVKAEWFWTSVQNEGAADEKEYRFEDYLESVMSPSASSRRESQSAATPTTASTRRKRKRLAETLSSLVQNGADSPAVHKRRSSISDAGHLSVSGSFLDCTASPDKQMLDDIPEVETVTTDSARKNLSPRHQVVLELVQTESNYVGILSTIMTLFKSPLEDYIETSNELLNSTEAKIIFGNFPPIYEVHKKMLEELRYCAAHWTEDTSIGNIFLKYAPDLVDTYPPYVNFFENTKEMLEQCDQNKPRFHAFLKICQTKPECGRQSLKELMIKPVQRLPSISLLLTDILKHTNKNNPDHSALELAISSVKEVMTHINEDKRKTEGQLVMFDIFNEIDNCPPHLVSSHRSFIGKCDVMELGEGLSGRGDHLVLFLFTDTLEICKKRSKAFNSLKSPNMANGLHTAKLSQGKPYKHIKMLSLSTIKKVVDIRETEECQKVFALMVRSNQELKEKLFSFTITDEEVSKNNYLKTLCRQMANTVCKADADTFLISLDSHQLEIDTSDVALGTLSKAFKFATRTKMKVGRAFSFNKTPSKLKRAMSTMMSPFGSTHSLTPASQQLAQMRLASCNNINELGNGGSDSSSRDEVLVAPMSVQPTRKAKCSSLSIASLRRNCSEEVIEDKSNL from the exons ATGGAAGAGCAGAGCGTTCACAGCAGTATCAGCGATATAAATAGTGAGGAGCCAGCCAAGACTGAAc CCAATGTTGTTGTACCGAGGAAGAAGCGAATATGTCTGGTGGGCGCTGCTAGCAGTGATCCAGCACTTGGTACTGCTGCTCAGCAGTTCGGGGTGCCTGTTCTTAAGTCCATTACTGGAGCTGAATATATCGAGGACACAGCCTACTGCACGTATTTTATTCTGAGGGAGTTTGAGGGACCGGAGTATGAGACACTGCACAAGAGTGCTCACAGAATTTTGGGGCCCACAGCTCTGCTGCAGCTGGCACATAAGAAGGAGTCCTTGCCGAGCATCAATCGGCCAATGTACACGAGAGCTATGCTTGGTACTGTCGTTGTGTTCACGGGGTTCAGGAAGAAGGACGAAttg acaAGGCTCATAAACATGATTCACTGCATGGGCGGCAGTATCCGCAAGGAGGTGGGAGCCAAAGTAACCCACCTGATCGCCAACTGCTGTGGTGGTGAGAAGTACAGGTACGCCGTGACCTTCAGAGTACCCATAATGTCAATGAATTGGGTCCTGGCCCTTTGGGATGCCAAGAACGATATCTTCAGCTATGGTAACAATGACGACTTCATCGTTCAACACAAACTCAAGCCCTTCTACGGTGCTCGCGTGTGCTTCTTCGGCTTCCCAGATGATGAGAAGAAGCACATGGTAGAGGTATTGCAGCAGCAGGGTGGCGAGCCCACGGAAATCGATGATCCAGAGTGTACGCATGTG GTAACGGATTTAGGTAATAACCGCTACAAGATTGCGGACACTTCAAACATTAACTCTCGAATATGCTTTGATCACCCTTACTATCTGTTCGCGCCCCTACACAACGAGAAACCCGAGTTGTGCACAGGATTGAAGCTCCCCCCATACCGTCCCAAGATATTCCCCCCAAAGGAAAAAGTTCTGGGGGCAGAGGACAAGGATATCTCCACCTCTCACGACAGTTTGATCTCATCCTCAACGTTAGAGTCAATGGTTAGTAATGAATCATTGAAGAACCAGAGTCAGGACTCTGCTATTTGCATGGACTACACTAGCAAAGAGTCCTTATCAAGCGTGAATCTGACGCGTAACGACTCTGGCACGTCGTCCTCGATCCACATATCCTCAGAGGGTATGAGACTCTTCAAAGAGGTTTCAGACTGTCACGAGACTGCTGTTAATTACTTCAAGAGAAATGGCCCCACCAAAAGGCGTTTCAGGTGGAGAAGGTCAAGGTCGTGCTTCATTCTTCCGCCTTTGGACACGTCGAATCAATCTCGATTCGTCAAAATTTACTCGCAACCAAATTTATCGAAgaaaaatgatgatgatgatgaggattTTCTCACTGACTCGTCAACCCTCAACTCCAGGAAATTTCAGCCGAGTCGCAAGAGAAAGCTGTGGAACCGCTACCAGTCGAGGGGCCGGAGGGGGGCCCCTTCCTTAATGTCGATTTTGGATAATGTGAATTTTCCGTTCGTACCCAAACGATCGATCCAACGGAATGGAAGGGTCGATCCCTCCAAAGGGTTTCCACCCAAGTTCTCCCAGACGGTATCCTGTGGTGCTCTTCCTCATCTCTCCAAGGGAATTCAGGAGAGGGAGATGAAATTGGAACAATTGAGACTGAATTTGAAAGCTTGTGACAAGAAATTTTcaacg GTAGTCGACGAGTCCAATGTCAATGCACTGCCGGACCTCGCCTCCGTTCGTGCGCATATCGTTAAGGCTGAGTGGTTCTGGACGTCTGTACAAAATGAGGGCGCTGCGGATGAGAAGGAATATCGTTTTGAAGAT TACCTCGAATCAGTTATGTCGCCAAGTGCCTCATCCAGAAGGGAGAGCCAATCAGCAGCGACACCGACAACAGCATCGACAAGGCGAAAACGTAAACGCCTAGCAGAGACGCTCTCAAGTCTCGTTCAGAACGGAGCCGATTCTCCAGCAGTTCATAAAAGACGTTCTAGTATCAGTGATGCTGGCCATCTGAGTGTCAGTGGGAGTTTTTTAGACTGTACTGCTAGCCCTGATAAACAAATGCTCGATG ATATTCCAGAGGTCGAAACTGTTACAACGGACTCTGCACGCAAGAATCTCTCCCCGAGGCATCAAGTCGTTTTGGAACTTGTGCAAACAGAATCTAATTATGTTGGAATTCTCAGTACAATCATGACG CTATTCAAATCTCCCCTGGAAGACTACATAGAGACCAGCAACGAGCTCCTAAACAGTACAGAAGCAAAAATAATCTTCGGTAACTTTCCTCCAATCTACGAGGTTCACAAAAAAATGCTGGAAGAGCTTCGTTACTGTGCCGCTCACTGGACCGAGGATACGAGTATAGGGAACATATTTTTAAAGTACGCCCCCGACTTGGTGGACACTTATCCTCCGTACGTGAATTTCTTCGAGAATACGAAGGAAATGTTGGAGCAATGTGATCAAAACAAGCCCCGGTTTCATGCCTTCCTGAAGATCTGCCAGACAAAGCCCGAGTGTGGTAGACAGAGTCTTAAAGAATTGATGATAAAGCCTGTACAACGATTGCCCAGTATTAGTCTATTATTAACCGATATTCTTAAGCATACGAATAAGAATAATCCAGACCACAGTGCCTTGGAATTGGCAATCAGCAGTGTTAAAGAGGTTATGACGCATATTAATGAGGACAAGAGAAAAACTGAGGGCCAGCTTGTCATGTTCgatatattcaatgaaatcgaCAATTGTCCACCACATCTAGTCTCGTCACACAGATCTTTTATTGGTAAATGCGATGTTATGGAACTTGGGGAGGGTTTGAGTGGCAGGGGTGACCATTTGGTACTTTTTTTGTTCACTGACACACTGGAAATTTGCAAGAAACGCTCCAAGGCATTCAACTCACTCAAGAGCCCCAACATGGCTAATGGTCTGCATACAGCTAAACTCAGCCAGGGAAAGCCTTACAAGCATATTAAAATGCTCTCTCTCAGCACTATCAAAAAGGTTGTGGATATTCGTGAAACAGAGG aATGCCAGAAAGTGTTCGCTTTGATGGTTAGGAGCAATCAagagttgaaagaaaaattattttcgttcaCTATTACCGATGAGGAAGTCAGtaagaataattatttgaagacGCTGTGTAGACAAATGGCCAATACTGTCTGCAAAGCTGATGCA gacacTTTCCTCATTAGCTTGGACTCTCACCAACTGGAGATTGATACTAGTGACGTTGCTCTAGGAACACTGAGCAAAGCATTTAA ATTTGCTACCCGTACGAAGATGAAGGTGGGCCGAGCATTCAGTTTCAATAAGACACCCAGCAAACTGAAAAGGGCCATGTCGACGATGATGTCACCCTTTGGATCTACACACAGCCTAACACCAGCGAGTCAGCAGCTTGCGCAGATGCGATTGGCCAGTTGTAACAATATTAAT GAACTGGGCAATGGTGGGTCAGATTCGTCGTCTAGAGACGAAGTACTCGTTGCTCCAATGTCAGTACAACCTACGAGAAAAGCAAAATGCAGCTCCCTGAGTATCGCCTCGTTAAGAAG AAACTGCTCCGAGGAGGTCATTGAGGACAAATCAAatctttga
- the LOC135160739 gene encoding protein ECT2 isoform X4: MEEQSVHSSISDINSEEPAKTEPNVVVPRKKRICLVGAASSDPALGTAAQQFGVPVLKSITGAEYIEDTAYCTYFILREFEGPEYETLHKSAHRILGPTALLQLAHKKESLPSINRPMYTRAMLGTVVVFTGFRKKDELTRLINMIHCMGGSIRKEVGAKVTHLIANCCGGEKYRYAVTFRVPIMSMNWVLALWDAKNDIFSYGNNDDFIVQHKLKPFYGARVCFFGFPDDEKKHMVEVLQQQGGEPTEIDDPECTHVVTDLGNNRYKIADTSNINSRICFDHPYYLFAPLHNEKPELCTGLKLPPYRPKIFPPKEKVLGAEDKDISTSHDSLISSSTLESMVSNESLKNQSQDSAICMDYTSKESLSSVNLTRNDSGTSSSIHISSEGMRLFKEVSDCHETAVNYFKRNGPTKRRFRWRRSRSCFILPPLDTSNQSRFVKIYSQPNLSKKNDDDDEDFLTDSSTLNSRKFQPSRKRKLWNRYQSRGRRGAPSLMSILDNVNFPFVPKRSIQRNGRVDPSKGFPPKFSQTVSCGALPHLSKGIQEREMKLEQLRLNLKACDKKFSTVVDESNVNALPDLASVRAHIVKAEWFWTSVQNEGAADEKEYRFEDYLESVMSPSASSRRESQSAATPTTASTRRKRKRLAETLSSLVQNGADSPAVHKRRSSISDAGHLSVSGSFLDCTASPDKQMLDEVETVTTDSARKNLSPRHQVVLELVQTESNYVGILSTIMTLFKSPLEDYIETSNELLNSTEAKIIFGNFPPIYEVHKKMLEELRYCAAHWTEDTSIGNIFLKYAPDLVDTYPPYVNFFENTKEMLEQCDQNKPRFHAFLKICQTKPECGRQSLKELMIKPVQRLPSISLLLTDILKHTNKNNPDHSALELAISSVKEVMTHINEDKRKTEGQLVMFDIFNEIDNCPPHLVSSHRSFIGKCDVMELGEGLSGRGDHLVLFLFTDTLEICKKRSKAFNSLKSPNMANGLHTAKLSQGKPYKHIKMLSLSTIKKVVDIRETEECQKVFALMVRSNQELKEKLFSFTITDEEVSKNNYLKTLCRQMANTVCKADADTFLISLDSHQLEIDTSDVALGTLSKAFKFATRTKMKVGRAFSFNKTPSKLKRAMSTMMSPFGSTHSLTPASQQLAQMRLASCNNINELGNGGSDSSSRDEVLVAPMSVQPTRKAKCSSLSIASLRRNCSEEVIEDKSNL; this comes from the exons ATGGAAGAGCAGAGCGTTCACAGCAGTATCAGCGATATAAATAGTGAGGAGCCAGCCAAGACTGAAc CCAATGTTGTTGTACCGAGGAAGAAGCGAATATGTCTGGTGGGCGCTGCTAGCAGTGATCCAGCACTTGGTACTGCTGCTCAGCAGTTCGGGGTGCCTGTTCTTAAGTCCATTACTGGAGCTGAATATATCGAGGACACAGCCTACTGCACGTATTTTATTCTGAGGGAGTTTGAGGGACCGGAGTATGAGACACTGCACAAGAGTGCTCACAGAATTTTGGGGCCCACAGCTCTGCTGCAGCTGGCACATAAGAAGGAGTCCTTGCCGAGCATCAATCGGCCAATGTACACGAGAGCTATGCTTGGTACTGTCGTTGTGTTCACGGGGTTCAGGAAGAAGGACGAAttg acaAGGCTCATAAACATGATTCACTGCATGGGCGGCAGTATCCGCAAGGAGGTGGGAGCCAAAGTAACCCACCTGATCGCCAACTGCTGTGGTGGTGAGAAGTACAGGTACGCCGTGACCTTCAGAGTACCCATAATGTCAATGAATTGGGTCCTGGCCCTTTGGGATGCCAAGAACGATATCTTCAGCTATGGTAACAATGACGACTTCATCGTTCAACACAAACTCAAGCCCTTCTACGGTGCTCGCGTGTGCTTCTTCGGCTTCCCAGATGATGAGAAGAAGCACATGGTAGAGGTATTGCAGCAGCAGGGTGGCGAGCCCACGGAAATCGATGATCCAGAGTGTACGCATGTG GTAACGGATTTAGGTAATAACCGCTACAAGATTGCGGACACTTCAAACATTAACTCTCGAATATGCTTTGATCACCCTTACTATCTGTTCGCGCCCCTACACAACGAGAAACCCGAGTTGTGCACAGGATTGAAGCTCCCCCCATACCGTCCCAAGATATTCCCCCCAAAGGAAAAAGTTCTGGGGGCAGAGGACAAGGATATCTCCACCTCTCACGACAGTTTGATCTCATCCTCAACGTTAGAGTCAATGGTTAGTAATGAATCATTGAAGAACCAGAGTCAGGACTCTGCTATTTGCATGGACTACACTAGCAAAGAGTCCTTATCAAGCGTGAATCTGACGCGTAACGACTCTGGCACGTCGTCCTCGATCCACATATCCTCAGAGGGTATGAGACTCTTCAAAGAGGTTTCAGACTGTCACGAGACTGCTGTTAATTACTTCAAGAGAAATGGCCCCACCAAAAGGCGTTTCAGGTGGAGAAGGTCAAGGTCGTGCTTCATTCTTCCGCCTTTGGACACGTCGAATCAATCTCGATTCGTCAAAATTTACTCGCAACCAAATTTATCGAAgaaaaatgatgatgatgatgaggattTTCTCACTGACTCGTCAACCCTCAACTCCAGGAAATTTCAGCCGAGTCGCAAGAGAAAGCTGTGGAACCGCTACCAGTCGAGGGGCCGGAGGGGGGCCCCTTCCTTAATGTCGATTTTGGATAATGTGAATTTTCCGTTCGTACCCAAACGATCGATCCAACGGAATGGAAGGGTCGATCCCTCCAAAGGGTTTCCACCCAAGTTCTCCCAGACGGTATCCTGTGGTGCTCTTCCTCATCTCTCCAAGGGAATTCAGGAGAGGGAGATGAAATTGGAACAATTGAGACTGAATTTGAAAGCTTGTGACAAGAAATTTTcaacg GTAGTCGACGAGTCCAATGTCAATGCACTGCCGGACCTCGCCTCCGTTCGTGCGCATATCGTTAAGGCTGAGTGGTTCTGGACGTCTGTACAAAATGAGGGCGCTGCGGATGAGAAGGAATATCGTTTTGAAGAT TACCTCGAATCAGTTATGTCGCCAAGTGCCTCATCCAGAAGGGAGAGCCAATCAGCAGCGACACCGACAACAGCATCGACAAGGCGAAAACGTAAACGCCTAGCAGAGACGCTCTCAAGTCTCGTTCAGAACGGAGCCGATTCTCCAGCAGTTCATAAAAGACGTTCTAGTATCAGTGATGCTGGCCATCTGAGTGTCAGTGGGAGTTTTTTAGACTGTACTGCTAGCCCTGATAAACAAATGCTCGATG AGGTCGAAACTGTTACAACGGACTCTGCACGCAAGAATCTCTCCCCGAGGCATCAAGTCGTTTTGGAACTTGTGCAAACAGAATCTAATTATGTTGGAATTCTCAGTACAATCATGACG CTATTCAAATCTCCCCTGGAAGACTACATAGAGACCAGCAACGAGCTCCTAAACAGTACAGAAGCAAAAATAATCTTCGGTAACTTTCCTCCAATCTACGAGGTTCACAAAAAAATGCTGGAAGAGCTTCGTTACTGTGCCGCTCACTGGACCGAGGATACGAGTATAGGGAACATATTTTTAAAGTACGCCCCCGACTTGGTGGACACTTATCCTCCGTACGTGAATTTCTTCGAGAATACGAAGGAAATGTTGGAGCAATGTGATCAAAACAAGCCCCGGTTTCATGCCTTCCTGAAGATCTGCCAGACAAAGCCCGAGTGTGGTAGACAGAGTCTTAAAGAATTGATGATAAAGCCTGTACAACGATTGCCCAGTATTAGTCTATTATTAACCGATATTCTTAAGCATACGAATAAGAATAATCCAGACCACAGTGCCTTGGAATTGGCAATCAGCAGTGTTAAAGAGGTTATGACGCATATTAATGAGGACAAGAGAAAAACTGAGGGCCAGCTTGTCATGTTCgatatattcaatgaaatcgaCAATTGTCCACCACATCTAGTCTCGTCACACAGATCTTTTATTGGTAAATGCGATGTTATGGAACTTGGGGAGGGTTTGAGTGGCAGGGGTGACCATTTGGTACTTTTTTTGTTCACTGACACACTGGAAATTTGCAAGAAACGCTCCAAGGCATTCAACTCACTCAAGAGCCCCAACATGGCTAATGGTCTGCATACAGCTAAACTCAGCCAGGGAAAGCCTTACAAGCATATTAAAATGCTCTCTCTCAGCACTATCAAAAAGGTTGTGGATATTCGTGAAACAGAGG aATGCCAGAAAGTGTTCGCTTTGATGGTTAGGAGCAATCAagagttgaaagaaaaattattttcgttcaCTATTACCGATGAGGAAGTCAGtaagaataattatttgaagacGCTGTGTAGACAAATGGCCAATACTGTCTGCAAAGCTGATGCA gacacTTTCCTCATTAGCTTGGACTCTCACCAACTGGAGATTGATACTAGTGACGTTGCTCTAGGAACACTGAGCAAAGCATTTAA ATTTGCTACCCGTACGAAGATGAAGGTGGGCCGAGCATTCAGTTTCAATAAGACACCCAGCAAACTGAAAAGGGCCATGTCGACGATGATGTCACCCTTTGGATCTACACACAGCCTAACACCAGCGAGTCAGCAGCTTGCGCAGATGCGATTGGCCAGTTGTAACAATATTAAT GAACTGGGCAATGGTGGGTCAGATTCGTCGTCTAGAGACGAAGTACTCGTTGCTCCAATGTCAGTACAACCTACGAGAAAAGCAAAATGCAGCTCCCTGAGTATCGCCTCGTTAAGAAG AAACTGCTCCGAGGAGGTCATTGAGGACAAATCAAatctttga
- the LOC135160739 gene encoding protein ECT2 isoform X2, whose translation MEEQSVHSSISDINSEEPAKTEPNVVVPRKKRICLVGAASSDPALGTAAQQFGVPVLKSITGAEYIEDTAYCTYFILREFEGPEYETLHKSAHRILGPTALLQLAHKKESLPSINRPMYTRAMLGTVVVFTGFRKKDELTRLINMIHCMGGSIRKEVGAKVTHLIANCCGGEKYRYAVTFRVPIMSMNWVLALWDAKNDIFSYGNNDDFIVQHKLKPFYGARVCFFGFPDDEKKHMVEVLQQQGGEPTEIDDPECTHVVTDLGNNRYKIADTSNINSRICFDHPYYLFAPLHNEKPELCTGLKLPPYRPKIFPPKEKVLGAEDKDISTSHDSLISSSTLESMVSNESLKNQSQDSAICMDYTSKESLSSVNLTRNDSGTSSSIHISSEGMRLFKEVSDCHETAVNYFKRNGPTKRRFRWRRSRSCFILPPLDTSNQSRFVKIYSQPNLSKKNDDDDEDFLTDSSTLNSRKFQPSRKRKLWNRYQSRGRRGAPSLMSILDNVNFPFVPKRSIQRNGRVDPSKGFPPKFSQTVSCGALPHLSKGIQEREMKLEQLRLNLKACDKKFSTVVDESNVNALPDLASVRAHIVKAEWFWTSVQNEGAADEKEYRFEDYLESVMSPSASSRRESQSAATPTTASTRRKRKRLAETLSSLVQNGADSPAVHKRRSSISDAGHLSVSGSFLDCTASPDKQMLDEVETVTTDSARKNLSPRHQVVLELVQTESNYVGILSTIMTLFKSPLEDYIETSNELLNSTEAKIIFGNFPPIYEVHKKMLEELRYCAAHWTEDTSIGNIFLKYAPDLVDTYPPYVNFFENTKEMLEQCDQNKPRFHAFLKICQTKPECGRQSLKELMIKPVQRLPSISLLLTDILKHTNKNNPDHSALELAISSVKEVMTHINEDKRKTEGQLVMFDIFNEIDNCPPHLVSSHRSFIGKCDVMELGEGLSGRGDHLVLFLFTDTLEICKKRSKAFNSLKSPNMANGLHTAKLSQGKPYKHIKMLSLSTIKKVVDIRETEECQKVFALMVRSNQELKEKLFSFTITDEEVSKNNYLKTLCRQMANTVCKADADTFLISLDSHQLEIDTSDVALGTLSKAFKSLFHNFYLEYMDPFATRTKMKVGRAFSFNKTPSKLKRAMSTMMSPFGSTHSLTPASQQLAQMRLASCNNINELGNGGSDSSSRDEVLVAPMSVQPTRKAKCSSLSIASLRRNCSEEVIEDKSNL comes from the exons ATGGAAGAGCAGAGCGTTCACAGCAGTATCAGCGATATAAATAGTGAGGAGCCAGCCAAGACTGAAc CCAATGTTGTTGTACCGAGGAAGAAGCGAATATGTCTGGTGGGCGCTGCTAGCAGTGATCCAGCACTTGGTACTGCTGCTCAGCAGTTCGGGGTGCCTGTTCTTAAGTCCATTACTGGAGCTGAATATATCGAGGACACAGCCTACTGCACGTATTTTATTCTGAGGGAGTTTGAGGGACCGGAGTATGAGACACTGCACAAGAGTGCTCACAGAATTTTGGGGCCCACAGCTCTGCTGCAGCTGGCACATAAGAAGGAGTCCTTGCCGAGCATCAATCGGCCAATGTACACGAGAGCTATGCTTGGTACTGTCGTTGTGTTCACGGGGTTCAGGAAGAAGGACGAAttg acaAGGCTCATAAACATGATTCACTGCATGGGCGGCAGTATCCGCAAGGAGGTGGGAGCCAAAGTAACCCACCTGATCGCCAACTGCTGTGGTGGTGAGAAGTACAGGTACGCCGTGACCTTCAGAGTACCCATAATGTCAATGAATTGGGTCCTGGCCCTTTGGGATGCCAAGAACGATATCTTCAGCTATGGTAACAATGACGACTTCATCGTTCAACACAAACTCAAGCCCTTCTACGGTGCTCGCGTGTGCTTCTTCGGCTTCCCAGATGATGAGAAGAAGCACATGGTAGAGGTATTGCAGCAGCAGGGTGGCGAGCCCACGGAAATCGATGATCCAGAGTGTACGCATGTG GTAACGGATTTAGGTAATAACCGCTACAAGATTGCGGACACTTCAAACATTAACTCTCGAATATGCTTTGATCACCCTTACTATCTGTTCGCGCCCCTACACAACGAGAAACCCGAGTTGTGCACAGGATTGAAGCTCCCCCCATACCGTCCCAAGATATTCCCCCCAAAGGAAAAAGTTCTGGGGGCAGAGGACAAGGATATCTCCACCTCTCACGACAGTTTGATCTCATCCTCAACGTTAGAGTCAATGGTTAGTAATGAATCATTGAAGAACCAGAGTCAGGACTCTGCTATTTGCATGGACTACACTAGCAAAGAGTCCTTATCAAGCGTGAATCTGACGCGTAACGACTCTGGCACGTCGTCCTCGATCCACATATCCTCAGAGGGTATGAGACTCTTCAAAGAGGTTTCAGACTGTCACGAGACTGCTGTTAATTACTTCAAGAGAAATGGCCCCACCAAAAGGCGTTTCAGGTGGAGAAGGTCAAGGTCGTGCTTCATTCTTCCGCCTTTGGACACGTCGAATCAATCTCGATTCGTCAAAATTTACTCGCAACCAAATTTATCGAAgaaaaatgatgatgatgatgaggattTTCTCACTGACTCGTCAACCCTCAACTCCAGGAAATTTCAGCCGAGTCGCAAGAGAAAGCTGTGGAACCGCTACCAGTCGAGGGGCCGGAGGGGGGCCCCTTCCTTAATGTCGATTTTGGATAATGTGAATTTTCCGTTCGTACCCAAACGATCGATCCAACGGAATGGAAGGGTCGATCCCTCCAAAGGGTTTCCACCCAAGTTCTCCCAGACGGTATCCTGTGGTGCTCTTCCTCATCTCTCCAAGGGAATTCAGGAGAGGGAGATGAAATTGGAACAATTGAGACTGAATTTGAAAGCTTGTGACAAGAAATTTTcaacg GTAGTCGACGAGTCCAATGTCAATGCACTGCCGGACCTCGCCTCCGTTCGTGCGCATATCGTTAAGGCTGAGTGGTTCTGGACGTCTGTACAAAATGAGGGCGCTGCGGATGAGAAGGAATATCGTTTTGAAGAT TACCTCGAATCAGTTATGTCGCCAAGTGCCTCATCCAGAAGGGAGAGCCAATCAGCAGCGACACCGACAACAGCATCGACAAGGCGAAAACGTAAACGCCTAGCAGAGACGCTCTCAAGTCTCGTTCAGAACGGAGCCGATTCTCCAGCAGTTCATAAAAGACGTTCTAGTATCAGTGATGCTGGCCATCTGAGTGTCAGTGGGAGTTTTTTAGACTGTACTGCTAGCCCTGATAAACAAATGCTCGATG AGGTCGAAACTGTTACAACGGACTCTGCACGCAAGAATCTCTCCCCGAGGCATCAAGTCGTTTTGGAACTTGTGCAAACAGAATCTAATTATGTTGGAATTCTCAGTACAATCATGACG CTATTCAAATCTCCCCTGGAAGACTACATAGAGACCAGCAACGAGCTCCTAAACAGTACAGAAGCAAAAATAATCTTCGGTAACTTTCCTCCAATCTACGAGGTTCACAAAAAAATGCTGGAAGAGCTTCGTTACTGTGCCGCTCACTGGACCGAGGATACGAGTATAGGGAACATATTTTTAAAGTACGCCCCCGACTTGGTGGACACTTATCCTCCGTACGTGAATTTCTTCGAGAATACGAAGGAAATGTTGGAGCAATGTGATCAAAACAAGCCCCGGTTTCATGCCTTCCTGAAGATCTGCCAGACAAAGCCCGAGTGTGGTAGACAGAGTCTTAAAGAATTGATGATAAAGCCTGTACAACGATTGCCCAGTATTAGTCTATTATTAACCGATATTCTTAAGCATACGAATAAGAATAATCCAGACCACAGTGCCTTGGAATTGGCAATCAGCAGTGTTAAAGAGGTTATGACGCATATTAATGAGGACAAGAGAAAAACTGAGGGCCAGCTTGTCATGTTCgatatattcaatgaaatcgaCAATTGTCCACCACATCTAGTCTCGTCACACAGATCTTTTATTGGTAAATGCGATGTTATGGAACTTGGGGAGGGTTTGAGTGGCAGGGGTGACCATTTGGTACTTTTTTTGTTCACTGACACACTGGAAATTTGCAAGAAACGCTCCAAGGCATTCAACTCACTCAAGAGCCCCAACATGGCTAATGGTCTGCATACAGCTAAACTCAGCCAGGGAAAGCCTTACAAGCATATTAAAATGCTCTCTCTCAGCACTATCAAAAAGGTTGTGGATATTCGTGAAACAGAGG aATGCCAGAAAGTGTTCGCTTTGATGGTTAGGAGCAATCAagagttgaaagaaaaattattttcgttcaCTATTACCGATGAGGAAGTCAGtaagaataattatttgaagacGCTGTGTAGACAAATGGCCAATACTGTCTGCAAAGCTGATGCA gacacTTTCCTCATTAGCTTGGACTCTCACCAACTGGAGATTGATACTAGTGACGTTGCTCTAGGAACACTGAGCAAAGCATTTAA GAGcctatttcataatttttacctgGAGTATATGGATCC ATTTGCTACCCGTACGAAGATGAAGGTGGGCCGAGCATTCAGTTTCAATAAGACACCCAGCAAACTGAAAAGGGCCATGTCGACGATGATGTCACCCTTTGGATCTACACACAGCCTAACACCAGCGAGTCAGCAGCTTGCGCAGATGCGATTGGCCAGTTGTAACAATATTAAT GAACTGGGCAATGGTGGGTCAGATTCGTCGTCTAGAGACGAAGTACTCGTTGCTCCAATGTCAGTACAACCTACGAGAAAAGCAAAATGCAGCTCCCTGAGTATCGCCTCGTTAAGAAG AAACTGCTCCGAGGAGGTCATTGAGGACAAATCAAatctttga